One Natronomonas moolapensis 8.8.11 genomic region harbors:
- the acs gene encoding acetate--CoA ligase, whose product MSDSDDTQLEARLAEQESFEPPASFVEQANVSDPEIYEEFEENWPDCWERAADLLQWESDYDEVLVDDDEPFYEWFTGGELNASANCLDRHLDDRGDETAIHWEGELGESREYTYEDLHREVNETAAALRDLGVEEDDVVTMYMPMIPELPIAMLACARIGAPHSVVFAGFSADALATRMESADSEYLVTCDGYYRRGDPLNHLEKTNEGLADVAHDTTTVVVDRLGDALDHELAEDQLDYDDLVADHEGASVEAVTRDAEDMLFLMYTSGTTGKPKGVKHTTGGYLSYAAWTSHAVLDVKPEDTYWCSADIGWITGHSYIVYGPLALGTTTVMYEGTPDYPDKDRMWDIVDSYDVNQLYTAPTAIRAFMKWGSDYPDRHDLSSLRLLGTVGEPINPKAWKWYYKHIGGESCPIVDTWWQTETGGMMITTLPGVGTMKPGAAGPPLPGIDAQVVDEAGEEVAPGEAGYVTVNKPWPGMLRTLYKNDERFVSEYWEAYSDPDSDEWVYFPEDGAKIDEDDYITILGRVDDVINVSGHRLGTMEIESAVVGVEGVAEAAAVGGDHEMKGEAVYTYVILEDGYEEGEEMKQSIVEGVEDAIGPIARPEEVLFTPELPKTRSGKIMRRLLEDIANGEDLGNTSTLRNPEVVDDIQEKL is encoded by the coding sequence ATGTCTGATTCGGACGACACACAACTGGAAGCACGGCTCGCAGAACAGGAATCCTTCGAGCCGCCCGCGTCGTTCGTCGAGCAGGCGAACGTCTCGGATCCCGAAATCTACGAGGAGTTCGAGGAGAACTGGCCGGACTGTTGGGAGCGAGCAGCCGACCTCCTACAGTGGGAAAGCGACTACGACGAGGTGCTCGTCGACGACGACGAACCGTTCTACGAGTGGTTCACCGGCGGGGAATTGAACGCGTCCGCGAACTGTCTCGATCGACACCTCGACGACCGCGGCGACGAGACCGCGATCCACTGGGAGGGCGAACTCGGCGAGTCCCGCGAGTACACCTACGAGGACCTCCACCGTGAGGTCAACGAAACCGCCGCGGCGCTCCGTGATCTCGGCGTCGAGGAGGACGACGTCGTCACGATGTACATGCCGATGATCCCGGAGTTGCCGATCGCGATGTTGGCGTGTGCCCGGATCGGCGCGCCCCACTCCGTGGTCTTCGCCGGCTTCTCCGCCGACGCGCTCGCGACCCGGATGGAGTCGGCCGACTCGGAGTATCTGGTCACCTGCGACGGCTACTACCGCCGCGGCGATCCCCTCAACCACCTCGAAAAGACCAACGAGGGCCTCGCGGACGTCGCACACGACACGACGACGGTCGTCGTCGACCGCCTCGGCGACGCCCTCGACCACGAACTCGCCGAGGACCAACTCGACTACGACGACCTCGTGGCCGACCACGAGGGCGCGTCGGTCGAGGCGGTCACCCGCGACGCCGAGGACATGTTGTTTCTCATGTACACCTCGGGGACGACGGGAAAACCGAAAGGCGTCAAACACACGACCGGCGGGTACCTCTCGTATGCCGCCTGGACGTCCCACGCGGTGTTGGACGTCAAACCCGAGGACACCTACTGGTGTTCGGCCGACATCGGGTGGATCACGGGCCACTCCTACATCGTTTACGGGCCGCTGGCGCTCGGAACGACCACGGTCATGTACGAGGGGACGCCCGACTACCCCGACAAGGACCGGATGTGGGACATCGTCGACAGCTACGACGTCAACCAGTTGTACACGGCGCCGACGGCGATCCGGGCGTTCATGAAGTGGGGTTCGGACTACCCGGATCGACACGACCTCTCGTCGCTTCGGCTCCTCGGAACGGTCGGGGAACCCATCAACCCGAAGGCCTGGAAGTGGTACTACAAACACATCGGCGGGGAGTCCTGCCCGATCGTCGATACGTGGTGGCAGACCGAGACCGGCGGGATGATGATCACCACCCTCCCCGGCGTCGGGACGATGAAGCCCGGCGCGGCCGGGCCGCCGCTGCCCGGGATCGACGCCCAGGTCGTCGACGAGGCGGGCGAGGAAGTCGCCCCCGGCGAGGCCGGCTACGTGACGGTCAACAAGCCCTGGCCCGGCATGCTGCGGACGCTGTATAAAAACGACGAGCGGTTCGTCTCGGAGTACTGGGAGGCGTACTCCGATCCCGACTCGGACGAGTGGGTGTACTTCCCCGAGGACGGCGCGAAGATCGACGAGGACGACTACATCACGATCCTCGGCCGCGTCGACGACGTCATCAACGTCTCCGGACACCGGCTCGGAACGATGGAGATCGAGTCGGCGGTCGTCGGCGTCGAGGGCGTCGCCGAGGCTGCCGCGGTCGGCGGCGACCACGAAATGAAAGGCGAGGCGGTCTACACCTACGTCATCCTCGAGGACGGCTACGAGGAGGGCGAAGAAATGAAACAGTCGATCGTCGAGGGCGTCGAGGACGCCATCGGCCCGATCGCCCGGCCCGAGGAAGTACTCTTCACCCCCGAGCTCCCGAAGACTCGGTCCGGGAAGATCATGCGACGGCTCCTGGAGGACATCGCGAACGGCGAGGACCTCGGTAACACGAGCACGCTGCGGAACCCCGAAGTCGTCGACGATATCCAGGAGAAGCTGTAA
- a CDS encoding branched-chain amino acid ABC transporter permease produces the protein MSVVGSVVGFAIQTLAVSSIYILVAIGLSITLGTLKFVNFAHAAMYLAGVYIGLAIALELQFTGDLARSIGLGNFGLDLGFLAALAVIPIVTFGLGLLMERFVARPFYDRPDTDQILVTFGILLIVQELIRAFVGGRSITFSRPAWAQGAISLGPLGTYASWRLAIIGITSVLVLAVYLYIEYTDVGLAVRAGTEDAEMVNLLGVRATRPFLVIFGVGSGLAGAAGVVGGPVFSVVPEVGVGVLVPAFLVVVVGGVGSIVGSILGGLLIGAVEVGLQMNAPTWSSVGIYALAAVVLLVRPAGLMGVVEVDE, from the coding sequence GTGAGCGTCGTCGGATCTGTCGTCGGCTTCGCCATCCAGACGCTCGCGGTCTCCTCGATCTACATCCTCGTTGCGATCGGGCTGTCGATAACGCTCGGCACACTGAAATTCGTGAACTTCGCCCACGCCGCGATGTATCTCGCGGGCGTCTACATCGGGCTCGCGATCGCGCTCGAGCTTCAGTTCACCGGGGACCTCGCACGCAGCATCGGACTCGGGAACTTCGGCCTCGATCTCGGCTTTCTGGCCGCACTCGCCGTCATCCCGATCGTCACCTTCGGGCTCGGGCTGTTGATGGAGCGGTTCGTCGCTCGGCCCTTCTACGACCGGCCTGACACCGACCAGATCCTGGTGACCTTCGGGATCCTGTTGATCGTCCAGGAGCTGATCAGGGCGTTCGTCGGCGGTCGATCGATCACCTTCTCCCGGCCCGCGTGGGCCCAGGGAGCCATCAGCCTCGGACCGCTCGGCACGTACGCCAGCTGGCGGCTCGCGATCATCGGAATCACCTCCGTACTCGTTCTCGCGGTGTACCTGTACATCGAGTACACCGACGTCGGACTCGCGGTTCGGGCGGGCACGGAGGACGCCGAGATGGTGAACCTCCTTGGCGTCCGCGCGACGCGGCCGTTTCTCGTCATCTTCGGGGTCGGCTCGGGACTGGCGGGCGCGGCGGGCGTCGTCGGCGGGCCCGTGTTCAGCGTCGTCCCGGAGGTCGGGGTCGGGGTGCTCGTCCCCGCGTTTCTCGTCGTGGTCGTCGGCGGCGTGGGTAGCATCGTCGGATCGATCCTCGGGGGCCTCCTGATCGGGGCCGTCGAGGTCGGACTGCAAATGAACGCCCCGACGTGGTCGTCGGTCGGCATCTACGCCCTCGCCGCGGTCGTTCTGCTGGTTCGGCCCGCGGGGCTTATGGGCGTCGTGGAGGTGGACGAATGA
- a CDS encoding substrate-binding protein, whose amino-acid sequence MAENDTQSRRDVLKTAGAAGAAGIAGLAGCLEGGNGGGNGGGNGGNGGGESEYPSLGNYPIEGDTATLGFNVPQTGPYQEEGADERRAYELAADHLNNGGGWVDLWDDLSGDGVNGYEIDYVTGDTATDADTARESASRMIERDNVIMFSGGSSSATAIAQQGLAQQENVLFMCCLTHSNDTTGGDCVRYGFREMFNAYMTGQALAPIVTEEYGEDLEFYQLYADYTWGQTQQASMRQFFEEAGWSEVDSVPTPLGTDDYSTFLSEAVDSGADVLFLNHYGLDGSNSVSQAIDQGVNEEMEIVVPLYNVPMAAGAGGSIEGVFGTDGWDANLDNEPTQVFADAFEAEYDRTPSSPARLAYSATMLYAAAVERAGTFYPPEVIRELEGYEWSNGGIGEETMRECDHQTMRDILVVRGLSEEEQDSESGRYWEVVEQSAYPESVGYECDSGPAAECELGDYGDE is encoded by the coding sequence ATGGCGGAGAATGACACACAATCGCGACGGGACGTACTCAAGACGGCCGGCGCCGCGGGCGCGGCCGGCATCGCCGGGCTCGCCGGCTGTCTCGAGGGCGGCAACGGCGGCGGCAACGGCGGCGGCAACGGCGGCAACGGCGGGGGCGAATCGGAGTACCCCTCGCTGGGCAACTACCCGATCGAGGGCGACACTGCCACGCTCGGGTTCAACGTCCCTCAGACCGGCCCCTACCAGGAGGAGGGCGCGGACGAGCGCCGTGCGTACGAACTCGCGGCGGACCACCTCAACAACGGCGGCGGCTGGGTCGACCTGTGGGACGACCTCTCCGGCGACGGGGTCAACGGCTACGAGATCGACTACGTGACCGGCGACACGGCGACCGACGCCGACACCGCCCGCGAGTCGGCCTCGCGGATGATCGAGCGGGACAACGTCATCATGTTCAGCGGCGGCTCCTCGAGCGCGACGGCGATCGCTCAACAGGGGCTCGCCCAACAGGAGAACGTCCTGTTCATGTGCTGTCTGACCCACTCGAACGACACGACCGGCGGGGACTGCGTCCGGTACGGCTTCCGGGAGATGTTCAACGCCTACATGACCGGGCAGGCGCTCGCGCCGATCGTCACCGAAGAGTACGGCGAGGACCTCGAGTTTTACCAGCTGTACGCCGACTACACCTGGGGACAGACCCAGCAGGCGTCGATGCGGCAGTTCTTCGAGGAGGCGGGCTGGTCCGAGGTCGACTCCGTGCCGACGCCGCTCGGCACCGACGACTACTCGACGTTCCTCTCGGAGGCCGTCGACTCCGGCGCCGACGTGCTCTTTTTGAACCACTACGGGCTGGACGGCTCGAATTCGGTCTCGCAGGCCATCGACCAGGGGGTCAACGAGGAGATGGAGATCGTCGTCCCGCTGTACAACGTTCCGATGGCGGCCGGTGCCGGCGGGTCCATCGAGGGCGTCTTCGGCACGGACGGCTGGGACGCGAACCTCGACAACGAGCCCACGCAGGTGTTCGCCGACGCGTTCGAGGCGGAGTACGACCGGACCCCGAGTTCGCCGGCGCGACTGGCGTACTCGGCGACGATGCTGTATGCGGCCGCGGTCGAACGCGCCGGCACGTTCTACCCGCCGGAAGTCATCCGCGAACTCGAAGGCTACGAGTGGAGCAACGGCGGCATCGGCGAGGAGACGATGCGGGAGTGCGACCACCAGACGATGCGTGACATCCTCGTGGTCCGCGGCCTCTCCGAGGAGGAGCAAGACTCCGAGAGCGGCCGATACTGGGAGGTCGTCGAGCAGTCGGCCTACCCCGAGTCGGTCGGCTACGAGTGCGACAGCGGTCCAGCCGCCGAATGTGAACTCGGCGACTACGGCGACGAGTAA